The Cydia strobilella chromosome 26, ilCydStro3.1, whole genome shotgun sequence sequence atctctgaaaacttgtcaaagaaCTGTTAagggcacagtatgtataagttactctatggtttactaaacgggctagtgctgcactctggtagcagaacattgcagtaataacccctattgtacatacataccaTAATTCGGTACACGGCGGGAAGAGGTTGATAACTCGAGATGTTTTATTGaagaaatttaaacttaaattcaaattacataaggttcaaatttcttcCCGCCACTTATTAACTTCTTCCCGCCGTGTACGGAATTAACGTTGTTATTGCCACAGTTAGAACTCATTATCGCCCTTTTATCTTTTACATCGCCGATGGCCGGTCGTGTAATTGTTGCTATTTTATCATATACCTACCTGCTTCTGCTCGtagcttcgtctgcgtggaatgatcaAAATGACTCACAAAAACTATCCGATATCCTTGCCCGGACCTCCAAGTTTCATCTTGATCGATTTAGCGgcttaagcatgaagaggtaacagacaggcagATAGAGAAAGTACTCCTACTTtcgtattaataatattaacaaagACAATTTAGTATAGAGGCGGCTTGTGAAGGTACTTTTGGTGGCATCTATTCGagcgatggcgccatacctttggcctatactcgtttagatggcgacagcctttgatatttaacaaatttaacacataataatatcagtgaaagaataagtATCTaagtcaaatggcgttctaaGTCTTAAATCATGTGatgaaagatggcagtaaatttactgtggctacaaaatttactttgacaacaCGCCTCGTTTTCAAATTCTCTTTGATATTAGCAAGGACAGCATGGTGTACAACTGTACATGGCAATGGAAGAAGAAACGAATAAGTAAGTGGGAAGAATGGTATTAATAGGAATAAAAGTCTAAATTTTCACTGAGTTATTTATTGTACAGTTAACCATTCACAAATACATGGGCATAGCGacgttatatacatatatacaagtcgTCAAAGCTCTCAGTGCAATTTTGGCTTCGAAAAACGTTCCATTGTCATTCTATTTTTTACTGCatgtttttatgatttcaatcttgaaattttaatattcgTCATATGTTTTAACTTACACTAGCTACTAAAAACCGATATGCACAGAATATGCCTTAATATTTGACCcgtggcttttttatttttagtatttatagctTGGAGTAGGCAAATATACCACTTTGTTAACGTCCCTGCTCTTTCACTCATAAAGACATCTTTgttaccttaaaaaaaaaatataaaaatagataccatattttttactttggtcACAAAGTATCGTTAGTGcagcattaaaattaaacaaattacataatttacaaatataaaaatcacaTACTTTCTTCTGGGGACAAAAATACCTGcagtaaaaagtagaatgaccctCCATATGATTGACACTCATCAAGTTATCTTACAAATACACCTTTTTCcgcaattatattttaattaccaattatttttattgaccaATCAATCAAAGTTTTTGTTGGCTATTATAAAATGCTACATGTACATCTTGCACGGCATTGCAATATTCAACAAGACATACTGCTCGTCTTTTTACACTGGCAGCCTGTGGGTCCGATATACCTAAAAGTCAGACAATGCTATTAGGGTGCAGTACAACAATGCTTTTAGGATGCTGATTGGCCTGCCCAAATTCTGCAGCGTAAGCACCATGTTCGCGGAGTCACGCACCGATGGGTTTGCAGCAATCTTGCGCAAAAATGCAGCGTCTCTGTTGAGCAGAACGAGGGACAGCCCAAACAGCATCCTAAAGATGATTGCTGATCATGTGTGTTGTcctgtaattaatgaaataattttaaatgtaaaatctaatttaacttttaagtactaacattatttttaagaatatactaacaaaaattaagataattgttatctttatttaataaataaattgaattgaatacacCTTTTTCcgcaattatattttaattaccaattattttttattgaccaATCAATCAAAGTTTTTGTTGGCTATTAAGTATAAAATTCTACATGTTAAACCTTTTGCACGGCATTGCAATATTGGCCGTTATTACCATGCTcgcagtaatatatgatcacgcgccatgttgcggaatttcactggaactaattttttcataatatgctgaactgtcaccctatacatgatccgagaataacagcgccctcttgacaatgatcatttacttctggtcaggctttacatctGTGTCGCTCGCGGCACAATTAGCTTTATGAATGATTTTTTCCTCGTTATAACATAAGGCATCTGTTAAATATAATACTGCTCTTAATAGATTTATTTtccttaaacaaaaaaatatacaaacgaaatctattttaaaagaattatatctacttataaaataaaatagaactagTATAAAGCTAAAATGTACCCTGCAAGGTGCCCATgacgcaggcagcattcccgcgctgtaccGAATCAACTCAGTTATTACGGGCTAGCGAAAAGCGATGGCGCTGCCATTAATACTCTATGAAAAAAAGaacattttatgaaattatatCCGTAATCACCTGAGTTAATTCGGTTAggaggtcgaaccatactgttctaccttagggatggccagaaagcgccacaagccttcaggAAATTGtcatacttggaaatttcgacccatgccaccgtaacCGGGTGGTCGAGTGGTTCAGGCATCTGTCGCGTTAACataggacgctggttcgattccagctctgtacactggagggcttggtcatttttgccttcatataatgacatttatttcggtttatacaTTAGATCAGTAAAAAAGTGCATATGCTTAAATTTTACGTATTTAAACTCGAATATCTTtacaaaaatgtaacaaaaaattTGCGGATTACACATTTATAGATTAGTTTTGTGTTGTTGATCGTGATTATTGAacaaaaattgcaaaatatttttcatgcacGAAACCAATTCCCGAGGGGTCATGTTTGAGCTCTAGCCAGCCTATACAGttcttttttttagcattagaaagaaggtaagcgatcttgatgtgtctttttattaaaaatcacttttaaaaaataagtcacagcaaatatgttacaattataaaccaTATACGAACATTtgcattcttttgctttcataagtaatataaattaatttttttaaagtgtttataaatacaattgtattattgtattattattattattattttaaattgtaatgttaattgtatttttaaattgtaattgtaattgtatgagctaaatagcttgaaataaatgaattttattttattttatttttttattaaatacttaaaaaaatacatgtcaagattgtttaccttttttctaatgctaaaaaaaacgaactatagctAATACAGTTATCCTAGTTCGTTACACAGCTAGGAATTGAAGTTTTGTCATCAAtcaatttaatagtacattgctACTAAGGCGCCGGCCATTCTTCAGTTAGTTTCGAGAACTCCACACGCCAGCGCAATCCATGTACCGATACCGGACCTTCGTCGTGCTAGGCGTCGctataaagagtattgtacctTTAAAATGTAGTTAAAGATCTGGTTAACAATACGGTacttgactgtatttaaaataaattattctacaccatgcatgaaataaagcaccagaagattaatagagaaacgtagacggcagttatttttatacacaatttctattttaaatcccgtataaaactataaagagtaggtaatttgattgtgacgtcacatgcaagtgttttatataatttccaTAGTGGCAATATCATTTTGAcaattcgaaaaaagaaactgatttgactagtagtcaaataccctattctttGTACTTGTAAGGTCACACTTCTAAAGTGTCTCATTATTATTAGTATGTTTGCTTTTATGGATTTTGcaaaaattaccaaaacctacactggtcacatttgtaacgCTTCTCTCCAGTGTGTCCTCCTTACATGTtcttgcaaattatattttttggcactagcgtaactacactgaccacatttgtaaggcttgtccCCAGTGTGTTTCCTTACATGTTCTTGCAAATGAGATTTTTGCGCACTAGCGTAACTACACTGACGACATTTGTAAGGTTTTTCCCCAGTGTGtgtcatttcatgtttttgcAAATGAGATTTTTGGGCACTAGCGTAACTACACTGaacacatttgtaaggcttttcccctgtgtgtgtccttacatgttcttgcaaattagattttttggCACCAGCGTAACTACACTgaccacatttgtaaggcttatCCCCAGTGTGTTTCCTTACATGTTCTTGCAAATGAAATTTTTGGGCACTAGCGTAACTACACTGACCACATTTGTAAGGTTTTTCCCCAGTGTGTGTCCTTTCATGTTTTTGCAAATGAGATTTTTGGGCACTAGCGAAACTACACTGagcacatttgtaaggcttttcccCTGTGTGTGTCCTTACATGTTCTTGCAAACTAGATTTATAGGCGCTAGCGAAACTACACTgaccacatttgtaaggcttttcccCTGTGTGTGTCCTTACATGGACTCGCACGTTACTTTTGTATTTGCTAGCATAGCTACACTGagcacatttgtaaggcttttcccCTGTGTGTGTCCTTACATGTTCTTGCAAATTAGATTTATAGGCACTAGCGAAACTACactgactacatttgtaaggcttttcccCTGTGTGTGTCCTTACATGTTCTTGCAAATTAGATTTTTGGGCACTAGCGAAACAACAATgaccacatttgtaaggcttttcccCTGTGTGTTTCCTTACATGGACTCGCACGCTGCCTTTGTAGTTGCTAGCATAGTTACACTGGCCACATTTGTAACGCTTTTCCCTTGTGTGTGTCCTTACATGTTCAtccaaattaaatttttgggcACTAGCGAAACAACACTGACCACatttgtataactttttctcTGTGTGTTTCCTTACATGTCTTTGCAAATTAGACTTTTTGGCACAAGCGTAACTACACTGGCCACATTTGTAAGGCATTTCTCCAGTGTGTTTCCTTACATGTTCTTGCAAACTAGATTTTTTGGCACCAGCGTAACTACACTgaccacatttgtaaggcttttttCCTGTGTGTTTCCTTACATGGACTCGCACGTCACCTATGTATTTGCTAGCATAGCTACACTggccacatttgtaaggcttttcccCGGTGTGTTTCCTTACATGGACTCGCACGGCACATTTGTGGTTGCTAGCATAGTTACACTGGCCACATCTGTATGGCTTCTCATTGGTATGTTTCCTCAAATGGCTTATTAACCGTGACTTCACAGCTGTTGTATATTCACAGTGCGTACATTGGTGAGTTTTGGTGTTGCCGCTCGGTTTCCTCTGTGAAGTTTGCCCTGCAACAAgaatgttttatataaattaatattataggacattcttacacagattgaccaagtcccacagtaagctcaagaagcaACTTTTGCTCAGTATattcccaaaaccttcctggcattGGGAATCGTATGATGTACTTGTGACATATTTgcaatttattaattgtaagcttagttaagtagtaattagtgttaaatagtgtaattgtagttgTCTGTAAAAattttcatgggtgatccttgcctgttaataaacgttttattattttttattattattattatttataatgcacttattttttagccaacctgtataatatacaaatacataaacacTCGTAGacatactttattggtaatataaattgGTTACATATCAGAGTACCGAAAATTGATTTACCTAATGTCGAATGACCTATGCTcgatacacatattttttaaaatacctaatggTCAATTAACCTAAGCTCATAACACCTACTGAACGAAATACCTAATGCAAGTTTCACCTAATATTGTTTTACCTAAGCTCTGATTACCTATAGTCGATTAACCTAAAATTGACACACCTAATGCTTGAAATACCTAAAGCCGATTCACCTAATACACGAAATACCTAATGTTGATATACCTAATGTGTAATATCATCCCATCCTCGTAGCCACTGtaatatctatataaaataaaaataaaataaaaaagcccttTATTCAATGTAAAAACtgttacatataaatttgaaaaataaaacttaaacttaaaattagtgTTTAATTACATTGAATCCCtagtgggtaaaggcctcctccagtgcTGCCCATTTGTCCCTGTCCGGTGCTAATGACATCCAGTCTGTGCCGGCTGTTCCTTTTATGTCATCTTCCCAACGTGTAAGTGGGCCTCTCCATTCAGTGACTTTCGATGTCCATCTCTTGTCTGTTAGTCTTGCTGTATGGCCTGCCCACTTCCACTTAAGTTTCTTTGCATAACTCAAGGCATCTGTTGCTcttgttttttctcttattttagagtgtcttattttgtctatttttcttatattgAGCATGCTTCTTTCTAACGCGCGTTGGCAAGTGATGATTTTCTTTTGAGCGTTTGCTGtgaatttccatgtttggcTTCCATATGTCATGCATGGCAAGACACTTGAGTTCAGGACTTTAGTTTTAATGGCTATTGGCATGTTGCTTTTAAATATGTCTTTAAGGCTCCAGTATTTGTTCCATGTTTGTTTTATTCGCCTTTCTATTTCCaattcattattaaatttattaaaactaatgtttttccctaggtaggtatatttttctaCATATTCTAGTGTGTTGCCATCTATGCCTATTGGTCTTTTCCAGCTATT is a genomic window containing:
- the LOC134753312 gene encoding zinc finger protein 431-like is translated as MPYKCGQCSYACAKKSNLQRHVRKHTEKKLYKCGQCCFASAQKFNLDEHVRTHTREKRYKCGQCNYASNYKGSVRVHVRKHTGEKPYKCGHCCFASAQKSNLQEHVRTHTGEKPYKCSQCSFASAYKSNLQEHVRTHTGEKPYKCAQCSYASKYKSNVRVHVRTHTGEKPYKCGQCSFASAYKSSLQEHVRTHTGEKPYKCAQCSFASAQKSHLQKHERTHTGEKPYKCGQCSYASAQKFHLQEHVRKHTGDKPYKCGQCSYAGAKKSNLQEHVRTHTGEKPYKCVQCSYASAQKSHLQKHEMTHTGEKPYKCRQCSYASAQKSHLQEHVRKHTGDKPYKCGQCSYASAKKYNLQEHVRRTHWREALQM